One stretch of Portunus trituberculatus isolate SZX2019 chromosome 23, ASM1759143v1, whole genome shotgun sequence DNA includes these proteins:
- the LOC123507681 gene encoding protein N-terminal glutamine amidohydrolase-like, with product MMAAQTQTAATTDSPSRRAVPKTVKTVVPAIEDCAYTQFYCEENVWRLCEYVRTHEAQELAKCFVAFISNDSRCVPLWRQRMGKSEDKLITWDYHVIFMYEPDERCLVFDLDSDLPFPTYFHKYVTETLRTDHILRPEHYRYFRVVPAATFLQKFASDRRHMRREDGSWMHPPPPSPPIALSECVHNLDDFISMDAKRGVGTVYNLQDFVRRFYKNM from the exons ATGATGGCGGCTCAGACACAAACCGCCGCCACCACAGACAGCCCGTCAAGGCGTGCTGTTCCCAAAACTGTAAAAACCGTTGTGCCTGCCATAGAGGACTGTGCATACACACAGTTCTATTG TGAGGAAAATGTATGGCGGCTTTGTGAGTATGTGCGCACTCATGAGGCACAGGAGCTGGCCAAGTGTTTTGTGGCATTCATCAGCAACGACTCTCGATGCGTGCCGCTGTGGAGACAACGAATGGGCAAGTCTGAGGACAAGCTAATTACCTGG GACTATCACGTGATATTTATGTATGAACCCGATGAGCGTTGTTTGGTGTTTGACCTCGACTCTGACCTGCCATTCCCAACTTATTTCCACAAGTATGTCACAGAGACGCTCCGCACAGACCACATCCTGCGGCCTGAGCACTACAG ATACTTCAGAGTAGTGCCAGCAGCAACATTTCTTCAGAAGTTTGCCAGTGACAGGCGACACATGAGGCGTGAGGATGGAAGCTGGATgcatcctccccctccctctcctcccattgCACTGTCAG AGTGTGTGCACAACCTCGATGACTTCATCAGTATGGATGCCAAGCGAGGAGTGGGAACGGTGTACAACCTTCAAGACTTTGTTCGCAGGTTTTACAAGAACATGTAG